CTTACCTAGAATCTTAACTAAATTATTGTTAAAGTTTTTGCATACATTGCTACTATATTTTGCAAAGCTCTTTTGTCTAATTCGTTTTTTAAAAAAATAAGCCATTAAAACAAGCTTAAATTCAACCCAAACAACTCATAATTAAATTTTTATTTTTAAGAAAGTTTAGCTTATTTTATTAATTTAACTTGACATTAATAGACTAAAGTTATATAATTTTACTTGAAATTCACAAGAATAATTGCTAAAATTTCATTTTGGAGTAGTTATTTTTGTTATCAAGGAGTGGAATTAGAATGCAAGATGAAAATGAAAAGATAGATTCTTCTGGAAATGAGAATCAAGAGCAAGAATTGCAGGAGAATGCAGAGCAAGATTCTAAAGAATCGCTTCAAAATAAAATTAAGGAATTAGAAGATCAATATTTGCGCACTTATGCTGATTTTGAAAACACTAAAAAGCGTTTAGTGAGAGAAAAAGATCAAGCCTTAGAATATGCTTATGAAAAAATAGCAAAAGATTTATTGCCAAGCATTGATACTTTAGAGATTGCTTTAAAAACAATTAAAGATTCAAAAGAAAATAGTGATCAAGCTGAAATTTTAGGAAAAATAGAGGAGGGCATTGCACTAACATTGGATAATCTTTTAAAAACACTTGCAAAACATGGGATTGAACCTATTGATGCAAACGGAGAGTTTGACCCTAATTTCCACGATGCTATTATGCAAGTCCAAAGTGATTCGCACAATGTAGGAGAGATTGTCGCAGAGATGCAAAAGGGTTATAAATATAAAGAAAGAGTGCTAAGACCATCAATGGTTAGCATTGCAAAATAAAATTAATTAATAAGGATAAATTATGGGAAAAGTATTAGGAATTGACTTAGGAACAACAAATTCAGCAATGGCGGTTTTTGAAGGAAATGAATCAAAAATCATTGCAAATAAAGAAGGGAAAAATACAACTCCATCGGTTGTGGCTTTTACTGATAAAGGTGAGATTTTAGTAGGAGATCCTGCAAAAAGACAAGCTATCACCAATCCAGAAAAAACCATTTATTCTATTAAGAGAATTATGGGATTAATGTTTAATGAAGACAAAGCTCAAGAAGCCAAGAAAAGACTTCCTTATAAAGTGGTTGATAGAAATGGTGCTTGTGCAATTGAAATTGCAGGAAAAGTTTATACACCACAAGAGATTTCTGCAAAGATTCTTATGAAGCTGAAAGCCGATGCAGAAAGTTATTTGGGTGAGGAAGTAACAGAAGCAGTTATCACCGTTCCAGCCTATTTTAACGATGCGCAAAGAAAGGCGACTAAAGAAGCAGGGACAATTGCAGGGCTTAATGTGCTTAGAATCATCAATGAGCCAACTTCAGCAGCACTTGCTTATGGTTTGGATAAAAAACAAGCAGAAAAAATCGTAGTGTATGATTTGGGTGGTGGGACATTTGATGTTACCGTGCTAGAAACAGGCGATAATGTTGTAGAAGTTTTGGCAACAGGTGGTGATGCGTTTTTAGGTGGAGATGACTTTGATAACGCGATTATTGATTGGGCAGCAAAAGAATTTGAAGATGAAAATGGAATCAATCTTAAAAACGATGTAATGGCACTTCAAAGACTAAAAGAAGCAGCAGAAAACGCTAAAAAAGAGTTAAGTAGCGCGCAAGAAACTGAAATTAACTTGCCTTTTATTACAGCGGATGCAAGCGGTCCAAAACACTTGGTTAAAAAGATTAGTCGTGCTAAGTTTGAATCGCTCATTGAATCTTATATCAATCAAACTATTAATAAAATCGGCGATGTTATCAAAGATGCAGATTTAAGCAAAAGCGATATTGCAGAAGTTGTTATGGTAGGTGGTTCTACAAGGATTCCAAAAGTTCAAGAAAGAGTGAAAGAATTTATCGGCAAAGAGCTTAATAAATCAGTGAATCCAGATGAAGTTGTGGCAATTGGTGCGGCGATTCAAGGGGGTGTATTAAAAGGTGATGTAAAAGATGTCTTGTTGCTTGATGTTACGCCTCTTAGCTTGGGAATTGAAACGCTAGGTGGAGTGATGACAAAGATTATTGATCGAGGCACGACTATTCCTGTTAAGAAAAATCAAGTTTTCTCAACGGCAGAAGACAATCAACCGGCTGTAACTATTCAAGTTTTACAAGGGGAAAGAGAACTTGCAAGAGATAATAAAGTGCTTGGAAATTTTGAGCTAAGCGGTATCCCAGCAGCGCCAAGAGGTGTGCCTCAAATCGAAGTTACTTTTGATATTGATGCAAATGGTATCTTAACTGTGAGTGCTAAAGACAAAGCAACAGGCAAAGCTCAAGAAATCAAAATCACAGGTTCTAGCGGATTATCTGATTCTGAAATTGAAAAAATGGTAAAAGATGCTGAACTTAACAAAGAAGAAGACAAAAAGAAAAAAGAAGCGATTGAAGTAAGAAATCAAGCAGATAGCCTTGTTTATCAAACTCAAA
This portion of the Helicobacter canadensis MIT 98-5491 genome encodes:
- the grpE gene encoding nucleotide exchange factor GrpE, translating into MQDENEKIDSSGNENQEQELQENAEQDSKESLQNKIKELEDQYLRTYADFENTKKRLVREKDQALEYAYEKIAKDLLPSIDTLEIALKTIKDSKENSDQAEILGKIEEGIALTLDNLLKTLAKHGIEPIDANGEFDPNFHDAIMQVQSDSHNVGEIVAEMQKGYKYKERVLRPSMVSIAK
- the dnaK gene encoding molecular chaperone DnaK codes for the protein MGKVLGIDLGTTNSAMAVFEGNESKIIANKEGKNTTPSVVAFTDKGEILVGDPAKRQAITNPEKTIYSIKRIMGLMFNEDKAQEAKKRLPYKVVDRNGACAIEIAGKVYTPQEISAKILMKLKADAESYLGEEVTEAVITVPAYFNDAQRKATKEAGTIAGLNVLRIINEPTSAALAYGLDKKQAEKIVVYDLGGGTFDVTVLETGDNVVEVLATGGDAFLGGDDFDNAIIDWAAKEFEDENGINLKNDVMALQRLKEAAENAKKELSSAQETEINLPFITADASGPKHLVKKISRAKFESLIESYINQTINKIGDVIKDADLSKSDIAEVVMVGGSTRIPKVQERVKEFIGKELNKSVNPDEVVAIGAAIQGGVLKGDVKDVLLLDVTPLSLGIETLGGVMTKIIDRGTTIPVKKNQVFSTAEDNQPAVTIQVLQGERELARDNKVLGNFELSGIPAAPRGVPQIEVTFDIDANGILTVSAKDKATGKAQEIKITGSSGLSDSEIEKMVKDAELNKEEDKKKKEAIEVRNQADSLVYQTQKSLDEMKEKIDSSEAEKIQNAINDLQTTLKNENASKEEIEQKVKALTEVSHKLAEAMYQKDQNAQGGATQQNKKDDDVIDAEVE